A window from Neodiprion fabricii isolate iyNeoFabr1 chromosome 2, iyNeoFabr1.1, whole genome shotgun sequence encodes these proteins:
- the LOC124174816 gene encoding probable ATP-dependent RNA helicase DDX47 produces MASTSALEIDPEETVVDVTWKDLGIVDSLCQACEELKWKTPSKIQKEAIPLTLQGKDVIGLAETGSGKTGAFALPILQALLENPQRYFALILTPTRELAFQISEQFEALGASIGVKCAVIVGGMDMMSQALTLAKKPHILIATPGRLVDHLENTKGFNLRSLKYLVMDEADRILNMDFEVEVDKILRVIPRERRTLLFSATMTKKVQKLQRASLQNPVKVEVSTKYQTVEKLQQSYIFIPAKFKDVYLVHILNELAGNSFMIFCATCNNTLRTALLLRNLGFMAVPLHGQMSQNKRLAALTKFKAKNRSVLISTDVASRGLDIPHVDIVINFDIPTHSKDYIHRVGRTARAGRSGRAITFVTQYDVELYQRIEQLISKKLPLYTTQEDEVMVLQERVSEAHRMVKMEMKDIEDNKKSGKGKKRKGGGDNDDDTEQSIGVRKRVKGKGFKGKRKG; encoded by the exons atgGCATCAACGAGTGCCTTAGAGATCGATCCTGAAGAAACCGTTGTGGATGTTACTTGGAAAGATTTG GGCATTGTCGACTCGCTTTGTCAGGCGTGTGAAGAACTGAAATGGAAAACACCATCAAAGATCCAAAAGGAAGCTATACCCTTAACACTCCAAG GAAAGGATGTGATAGGCTTGGCAGAAACCGGTTCTGGAAAAACAGGAGCCTTTGCACTTCCGATATTACAAGCTTTGTTGGAAAATCCGCAGAGATATTTCGCTCTTATTTTGACGCCCACCAGAGAGTTAGCATTTCAAATATCAGAACAGTTTGAAGCACTAG GTGCCAGTATTGGTGTGAAATGTGCTGTTATTGTAGGCGGAATGGACATGATGTCTCAGGCCTTGACTTTGGCTAAAAAACCCCACATTCTGATTGCAACACCTGGAAGACTTGTCGACCACCTTGAAAATACCAAGGGATTTAATTTACGTTCGCTTAAATATTTG GTGATGGATGAGGCTGACCGTATATTGAACATGGACTTTGAAGTTGAggttgataaaatattaagGGTAATTCCACGAGAGAGAAGGACATTACTATTTTCGGCAACAATGAcgaaaaaagtacaaaagtTACAGCGAGCTTCTTTGCAAAATCCTGTAAAGGTTGAAGTATCCACTAAGTACcaaactgttgaaaaattgcaacaatCTTACATCTTCATTCCTGCTAAATTCAAG GACGTGTACCTGGTTCACATATTGAATGAATTGGCAGGAAATAGTTTTATGATATTCTGCGCCACCTGCAACAATACACTCAGAACAGCCCTCCTGTTACGAAATCTTGGGTTCATGGCTGTTCCCTTGCATGGGCAGATGTCACAGAATAAACGACTAGCTGCCCTGACAAAATTCAAGGCTAAAAACAGATCTGTCCTAATATCAACCGATGTAGCTAGTAG GGGTCTGGATATTCCTCATGTCGATATTGTTATTAACTTTGACATACCGACACACAGCAAAGACTACATCCATCGAGTTGGAAGAACTGCTAGAGCAGGTCGATCCGGTAGGGCAATTACGTTTGTTACACAATATGACGTTGAACTTTATCAACGAATAGAGCAATTAATATCGAAAAAGTTACCTCTTTATACAACACAAGAAGACGAAGTTATGGTACTCCAAGAAAGAGTATCAGAAGCTCATCGTATGGTAAAAATG GAAATGAAGGACATTGAGGACAATAAAAAGTCTGGTaaaggaaaaaagaggaaaGGTGGCGgtgacaacgacgacgacacAGAGCAATCGATTGGTGTTAGGAAAAGAGTAAAAGGCAAAGGATtcaaaggaaaaagaaaaggctGA